Proteins encoded in a region of the bacterium genome:
- the hgcA gene encoding mercury methylation corrinoid protein HgcA, with protein sequence MSEEKGGGCCAPPSGKASPCCGGGSPSKAVIRYEDAFVDGAVDTPAGPVPRIHSRIGSRDLLGRWRVRWGIGRDRYRVAPGLYALGAPDGNAPVLVTANYKLTFDVVRRDAAGLDAWILVLDTRGVNVWCAAGEGTFGTEEVIRRVTEARLSEVVSHRRLLLPQLGAPGVAAHEVRKGCGFSAAYGPVRARDIRSYLEAGWKASPEMRKVVFPTMDRLVLTPVEITGLLRPAGWAAVGLFLLAGVGPGIFSFGAAWERGFAAVAMLAAGILAGAVVTPVLLPWIPGRAFSVKGAVAGGVLAACAVMGLRGALEAPSALALLFAMTAVSSFVAMNFTGATPFTSPSGVEKEMRRALPVQAGLTLLAGLFWVGDAFLR encoded by the coding sequence ATGAGCGAGGAAAAGGGCGGGGGGTGTTGCGCCCCCCCAAGCGGGAAAGCCTCTCCGTGCTGCGGCGGGGGATCGCCGTCGAAGGCCGTGATCCGCTACGAGGATGCGTTTGTCGACGGAGCGGTGGACACTCCGGCCGGACCGGTTCCCCGCATCCATTCGCGGATCGGGAGCCGCGACCTCCTGGGCCGGTGGAGGGTGCGGTGGGGGATCGGCAGGGACCGGTACCGCGTCGCCCCGGGGCTGTACGCGCTGGGAGCCCCGGACGGGAACGCGCCCGTCCTGGTCACCGCCAACTACAAGCTGACCTTCGACGTCGTACGCCGTGACGCGGCGGGGCTGGACGCCTGGATCCTGGTGCTCGACACCCGGGGGGTCAACGTCTGGTGCGCCGCCGGCGAGGGGACCTTCGGAACCGAAGAGGTGATCCGCCGGGTGACGGAAGCGCGGCTGTCGGAGGTGGTGAGCCATCGCAGGCTCCTCCTTCCGCAGCTCGGCGCGCCCGGGGTCGCCGCCCACGAGGTCCGGAAGGGGTGCGGTTTCTCGGCGGCATACGGACCGGTGCGCGCGCGGGACATCCGTTCGTACCTCGAGGCCGGGTGGAAGGCGTCTCCGGAGATGCGAAAGGTCGTTTTCCCGACGATGGATCGGCTCGTCCTGACGCCGGTCGAGATCACGGGATTGTTGCGTCCCGCGGGTTGGGCGGCCGTCGGGTTGTTCCTGCTCGCGGGGGTCGGTCCGGGGATCTTCTCCTTCGGGGCCGCGTGGGAGCGGGGATTCGCCGCCGTGGCCATGCTTGCGGCCGGCATCCTCGCGGGGGCCGTGGTGACCCCGGTGCTGCTCCCCTGGATTCCCGGCCGGGCATTCTCGGTCAAGGGGGCAGTGGCGGGAGGCGTCCTCGCGGCGTGCGCGGTGATGGGACTGCGCGGAGCCCTGGAAGCCCCGTCGGCCCTTGCGCTGCTGTTCGCGATGACGGCGGTCTCGTCGTTCGTCGCGATGAATTTCACCGGGGCGACGCCGTTCACTTCCCCGTCGGGCGTGG